From the Leifsonia sp. AG29 genome, one window contains:
- a CDS encoding Jag family protein: MTDVQTEFSSPEDTEQTDEQLSQDPAQEPTVQELDREGDIAADYIEELLDIADIDGDIDIDTRNGRAYLSVNADSDSNLVLLSKPETVAALQELTRLAVQNKTGEYSRLILDIAGSRDARQAELARLVDHAITRIEEGAAEAALPPMSSYERKLVHDIVSERGFVSNSRGEGRERHTVISAA, translated from the coding sequence ATGACCGACGTGCAGACCGAGTTCTCCTCCCCCGAGGACACCGAGCAGACCGACGAGCAGCTGTCTCAGGACCCGGCTCAGGAGCCGACGGTTCAGGAACTCGATCGCGAGGGTGACATCGCGGCCGACTACATCGAGGAGCTGCTCGACATCGCGGACATCGACGGCGACATCGACATCGACACCCGCAACGGCCGCGCGTACCTCTCGGTCAACGCGGACTCCGACAGTAATCTGGTGCTCCTCTCGAAGCCGGAGACTGTGGCCGCGCTGCAGGAATTGACCCGTCTCGCCGTGCAGAACAAGACCGGTGAGTACTCACGTTTGATCCTGGACATCGCCGGTTCCCGAGACGCTCGCCAGGCCGAGCTCGCTCGACTCGTGGATCACGCGATCACTCGGATCGAGGAGGGCGCCGCCGAGGCTGCGCTGCCCCCGATGTCGTCGTACGAGCGCAAGCTCGTCCACGACATCGTTTCCGAGCGGGGCTTCGTGTCGAACTCCCGCGGTGAGGGGCGCGAGCGTCACACTGTGATCTCGGCCGCGTAG
- a CDS encoding D-alanine--D-alanine ligase family protein, with the protein MAENEALDIVVLAGGISHERDISLRTGRRVADGLNSRGHRVSLRDPDATLLAALGEERPDVVWPALHGASGEDGALRALLELIGVPFVGSKTDAARLAWSKPTAKTIAAREGVDTPAWVTLPKDTFRELGAGSVLETVLSGLGLPLVVKPSQGGSAQGVTIVTSPDELPRAMVDAYTYSEVALIERKIDGVEVSVAVVDTGDGPDALPAVEIEPVDGAYTFDARYNAGETRFFVPARLDPSVAADVARAAVTVHKALGLRHLSRIDLIVDAAGTPWFLEANVLPGLTETSIMPQAVAAAGRDAGELYAALALAAIAEG; encoded by the coding sequence ATGGCAGAAAACGAAGCACTCGACATCGTCGTCCTCGCCGGGGGCATCTCGCACGAGCGCGACATCTCGCTCCGCACCGGGCGTCGCGTCGCCGATGGACTGAACTCGCGGGGCCACCGCGTCTCGCTCCGCGACCCGGACGCGACGCTGCTGGCCGCGCTGGGGGAGGAGCGGCCGGACGTCGTGTGGCCGGCCCTGCACGGGGCCAGCGGCGAGGACGGCGCACTGCGGGCGCTGCTCGAGCTCATCGGCGTGCCGTTCGTCGGATCGAAGACGGACGCCGCGCGACTGGCCTGGTCGAAGCCGACGGCGAAGACGATCGCTGCGCGGGAAGGGGTGGACACACCCGCGTGGGTGACCCTCCCCAAGGACACCTTCCGCGAACTCGGAGCCGGGAGCGTCCTGGAGACCGTCCTGAGCGGCCTCGGTCTTCCGCTCGTGGTCAAGCCGTCTCAGGGCGGCTCGGCACAGGGTGTCACGATCGTGACGTCGCCGGACGAGCTCCCGCGCGCCATGGTCGACGCCTACACGTACTCGGAGGTCGCCCTCATCGAGCGCAAGATCGACGGTGTGGAGGTGTCCGTCGCCGTCGTGGACACGGGTGACGGGCCCGACGCGCTACCGGCGGTCGAGATCGAGCCCGTCGACGGCGCGTACACCTTCGACGCTCGCTACAACGCCGGGGAGACGCGCTTCTTCGTCCCGGCTCGCCTGGATCCGTCCGTCGCGGCGGACGTCGCCCGAGCAGCCGTGACGGTGCACAAGGCGCTGGGCCTGCGGCATCTGTCGCGGATCGACCTCATCGTGGATGCTGCGGGAACGCCCTGGTTCCTGGAGGCGAACGTGCTTCCCGGTCTCACGGAGACCTCGATCATGCCGCAGGCGGTGGCGGCCGCGGGGAGGGACGCCGGCGAACTGTATGCGGCTCTCGCGCTGGCGGCGATCGCCGAGGGGTGA
- a CDS encoding ParB/RepB/Spo0J family partition protein: MAAKRTGLGRGIGALIPISDQANRPVDVFFPSSGGAATALAEREEELVTVPGARLANLSPDAIVPNRVQPRTEFDREALDELVASIREVGVLQPIVVRPLPEEPDRYELIMGERRLRATKELGLDTIPAVIKDTADEDMLRDALLENLHRSQLNPLEEASAYQQLLADFGITQDELANRIGRSRPQITNTIRLLKLPAPVQTRVAAGVLSAGHARAILSLGDDHEAMLRLADKIVNEDLSVRAAEAVASRTPKPARTKATPGKHRGHLDEIAEKLGDRLNTRVKITLGARKGQVVVDFATIQDLNRILEEIGQPSYS, encoded by the coding sequence ATGGCAGCGAAGCGCACCGGATTGGGCCGCGGCATCGGCGCACTCATCCCGATCAGTGATCAGGCGAATCGTCCCGTGGACGTCTTCTTCCCGTCGTCAGGGGGCGCCGCCACGGCGCTGGCCGAGCGTGAGGAGGAGCTCGTCACCGTCCCCGGCGCCCGACTGGCCAACCTCTCCCCCGACGCGATCGTTCCCAACCGGGTCCAGCCGCGCACCGAGTTCGATCGGGAGGCGCTCGACGAACTCGTCGCGAGCATCCGTGAGGTCGGCGTCCTGCAGCCCATCGTGGTGCGCCCCCTTCCGGAGGAGCCCGACCGCTACGAGCTGATCATGGGCGAACGTCGCCTCCGTGCGACGAAGGAGCTCGGGCTCGACACGATCCCGGCCGTCATCAAGGACACCGCCGATGAGGACATGCTCCGCGATGCGCTCCTCGAGAACCTGCACCGGTCGCAGCTGAATCCGCTCGAGGAGGCCTCCGCGTACCAGCAGCTTCTGGCCGACTTCGGCATCACGCAGGACGAGCTCGCCAATCGCATCGGCCGCTCGCGACCGCAGATCACCAACACCATCCGCTTGCTGAAGCTCCCCGCACCGGTCCAGACCCGTGTCGCCGCCGGCGTGCTGAGCGCGGGGCACGCGCGCGCGATCCTCTCGCTCGGCGACGACCACGAGGCGATGCTCCGGCTGGCGGACAAGATCGTCAACGAGGACCTCTCCGTCCGGGCCGCCGAGGCCGTGGCGAGCAGGACTCCCAAACCCGCCCGTACGAAGGCCACGCCCGGCAAGCATCGTGGACACCTTGACGAGATCGCCGAGAAGCTCGGTGACCGCCTCAATACCCGGGTCAAGATCACGCTCGGTGCACGAAAAGGCCAGGTCGTGGTCGATTTCGCGACGATCCAGGACTTGAACCGGATCCTCGAGGAGATCGGTCAGCCCTCCTACAGCTGA
- a CDS encoding aminotransferase-like domain-containing protein, which translates to MTEQGTPPQRGNNLDPWYHHYAQRTAGLAASEVRALFAVASRPEVVSLAGGMPFVSALPEDLVVGAMERVMRERGPVALQYGSGQGVPALREQILDVMALEGIRANADDVIVTTGSQHALELFSKLFIDPGDVVLAEGPSYVTAMVIFKSYQAEVDHVPMDEHGLIPEALREHIVRVKASGRRVKFLYTIPTFHNPAGVTLTWERRLEILEIARQNDILVLEDNPYGLLYFGDKPPAAMRSVEQEGVVYLGTFSKTLAPGFRIGWALAPHAIREKLILANEAAVLSPSSFGQLVVSEYLSDADWKGQIDTFRGVYRERKEAMISALEEHLPELRWTNPNGGFYVWVTLPPHLDAKAMLPRAVTELVAYTPGTAFFADGSGAQNIRLSFCYPTPESIRVGIRRLANVIGGEQDLLETFAGTGPLTASRPSRTSSNPPTDLR; encoded by the coding sequence GTGACTGAACAGGGCACCCCGCCGCAACGGGGAAACAATCTGGACCCGTGGTACCACCACTACGCGCAGCGGACGGCCGGGCTGGCCGCCAGTGAGGTCCGAGCCCTGTTCGCCGTCGCCAGCCGCCCCGAGGTGGTCTCGCTGGCCGGCGGCATGCCGTTCGTCTCCGCCCTCCCGGAAGACCTCGTCGTCGGCGCCATGGAACGCGTGATGCGCGAGCGGGGCCCGGTGGCCCTCCAGTACGGGTCGGGCCAGGGCGTGCCCGCTCTCCGCGAGCAGATCCTCGACGTCATGGCGCTCGAGGGCATCCGCGCCAACGCCGACGACGTGATCGTGACCACGGGCTCGCAACACGCTCTCGAACTCTTCAGCAAGCTCTTCATCGACCCGGGCGACGTCGTGCTCGCGGAGGGACCGAGCTACGTCACCGCCATGGTGATCTTCAAGTCGTACCAGGCCGAGGTCGATCATGTGCCGATGGACGAGCACGGGCTCATCCCGGAGGCGCTTCGAGAGCACATAGTGCGGGTGAAGGCGTCGGGACGCCGGGTGAAGTTCCTGTACACGATCCCCACCTTCCACAATCCGGCCGGTGTGACGCTCACCTGGGAGCGGCGCCTCGAGATCCTCGAGATCGCCCGGCAGAACGACATCCTCGTCCTCGAGGACAACCCCTACGGCCTGCTCTACTTCGGTGACAAGCCGCCGGCGGCCATGCGATCCGTGGAGCAGGAGGGCGTCGTCTACCTCGGAACCTTCTCCAAGACGCTCGCGCCGGGCTTCCGCATCGGCTGGGCGCTCGCGCCGCACGCCATCCGCGAGAAGCTCATCCTCGCCAATGAGGCGGCCGTGCTCAGCCCGAGCTCGTTCGGGCAGCTCGTGGTCTCCGAGTACCTGAGCGACGCCGATTGGAAGGGCCAGATCGACACCTTCCGCGGGGTCTACCGGGAGCGCAAGGAGGCGATGATCTCGGCCCTGGAGGAGCACCTCCCCGAGCTGCGCTGGACGAACCCGAACGGTGGCTTCTACGTGTGGGTCACCCTCCCGCCGCATCTCGATGCCAAGGCGATGCTGCCCCGGGCCGTCACCGAGCTCGTGGCGTACACGCCCGGCACGGCCTTCTTCGCCGACGGTTCGGGGGCCCAGAACATCCGGTTGTCGTTCTGCTATCCCACGCCCGAGAGCATCCGGGTCGGAATCCGCCGCCTCGCCAACGTCATCGGCGGCGAGCAGGACCTCTTGGAGACCTTCGCGGGGACCGGCCCGCTCACCGCGAGCCGTCCCTCCCGGACGAGCTCGAACCCACCCACTGATCTGCGTTAG
- the rsmG gene encoding 16S rRNA (guanine(527)-N(7))-methyltransferase RsmG has protein sequence MTDGPDRGGEFGADRTPRGKSIAAGDGTADAEQNAADVVEREPAIAASLFGERLPLARSFTHELAAQGEERGLIGPLELPRLWTRHILNCAIAAPLLRPRRVGDVGSGAGLPGLVLAIARPDVSFVLIEPMERRVAWLTEQVSALGLDNVEVMRARAEDARLPEPLDQVTARAVSAFRKLIPLTAPLLRDGGELVLMKGAGAAAEVEASAKEIRKYRVHDVEVLTLGEGVLDEVTRVIRATVR, from the coding sequence ATGACCGACGGCCCTGACCGCGGTGGCGAGTTCGGTGCAGATCGCACGCCCCGCGGCAAGTCAATTGCCGCCGGTGATGGGACCGCTGACGCCGAACAGAACGCAGCCGATGTTGTTGAGCGCGAGCCTGCGATCGCTGCATCGCTCTTCGGCGAACGCCTTCCGCTCGCGCGGTCTTTCACACACGAACTGGCGGCTCAGGGAGAAGAGCGGGGACTCATCGGGCCCCTGGAACTCCCCCGCCTCTGGACGCGACACATCCTGAACTGCGCCATCGCCGCTCCCCTGCTTCGCCCGCGTCGCGTCGGTGATGTCGGAAGCGGAGCCGGGCTTCCGGGGCTGGTCCTTGCGATCGCGCGACCTGATGTCTCCTTCGTGCTGATCGAACCCATGGAACGTCGCGTCGCGTGGCTGACCGAGCAGGTTAGCGCTCTCGGCCTGGACAACGTCGAGGTGATGCGCGCTCGAGCTGAAGACGCGCGCTTGCCGGAGCCGCTCGACCAGGTGACGGCGAGGGCGGTGAGCGCCTTCCGGAAGTTGATCCCATTGACTGCTCCTCTCCTTCGCGACGGCGGCGAGCTTGTTCTCATGAAGGGCGCGGGGGCGGCGGCCGAGGTGGAGGCGTCTGCCAAGGAGATCCGGAAGTATCGCGTCCACGACGTCGAGGTCTTGACCCTCGGCGAAGGAGTCCTCGACGAGGTCACGCGCGTCATCCGCGCCACTGTGCGCTAA
- the trxA gene encoding thioredoxin: MSAARSVTDATFEQDVLNSDKTILVDFWAEWCGPCRAVGPILDQIAAEHSDKIDIVKLNVDENPQTAAKYQITSIPAMKVYQGGEVVKTVIGAKPKPALEADLAAYLA, encoded by the coding sequence ATGTCAGCAGCACGTTCGGTCACGGACGCCACTTTCGAGCAGGACGTCCTCAACAGCGACAAGACGATCCTCGTCGACTTCTGGGCGGAATGGTGCGGCCCGTGTCGCGCCGTCGGCCCGATCCTCGACCAGATCGCCGCTGAGCACTCCGACAAGATCGACATCGTGAAGCTCAACGTCGACGAGAACCCGCAGACCGCTGCGAAGTACCAGATCACCTCCATCCCCGCGATGAAGGTGTATCAGGGCGGCGAGGTCGTGAAGACCGTCATCGGCGCGAAGCCGAAGCCCGCTCTCGAGGCCGACCTGGCCGCCTACCTCGCGTAG
- the dnaA gene encoding chromosomal replication initiator protein DnaA, producing the protein MAGGEESISAAWQSVLGKLETDDRITPQLYGFLSLVEPKGIMAGTLYLEVPNEFTRGMIEQRSRVPLLNAIGSLDEALEINTFAIVVNPEIQQESLSGPVEPETIPYTEAPTTVSAPTEITAPPRNGDTRLNSKYSFDNFVIGQSNRFAHAAAVAVAEAPAKAYNPLFIYGDSGLGKTHLLHAIGHYAMSLYPGIRVRYVSSEEFTNDFINSIANNRGSSFQARYRNIDILLIDDIQFLQRAVETQEAFFHTFNTLHDHNKQVVITSDLPPKMLTGFEDRMRSRFEWGLITDVQVPDLETRIAILRKKAQSEKIQVPDDILEFMASKVSSNIRELEGTLIRVTAFASLNRTPVDMPLVQTVLKDLITLDDDNVIAPTDIITNTAEYFKLSVDDLYGSSRSQAVATARQIAMYLCRELTNLSLPKIGQLFGGRDHTTVMYANKKISELMKERRSIYNQVTELTSRIKQNHRYGK; encoded by the coding sequence ATGGCAGGCGGCGAAGAGTCCATTTCTGCGGCATGGCAGAGCGTGCTCGGCAAGCTCGAGACGGACGATCGCATCACCCCCCAGCTGTACGGATTCCTCAGCCTGGTCGAGCCCAAGGGCATCATGGCGGGCACGCTCTACCTCGAGGTCCCGAACGAGTTCACCCGCGGGATGATCGAGCAGCGGAGCCGGGTGCCCCTCCTGAACGCCATCGGGTCGCTCGATGAGGCGCTCGAGATCAACACCTTCGCGATCGTGGTGAACCCCGAGATCCAGCAGGAGTCCCTGTCCGGACCGGTGGAACCCGAGACGATCCCGTACACGGAGGCGCCGACCACCGTCAGCGCCCCGACCGAGATCACGGCGCCGCCCCGCAACGGCGACACCCGCCTGAACTCCAAGTACAGCTTCGACAACTTCGTCATCGGGCAGTCCAACCGATTCGCCCACGCCGCGGCCGTTGCCGTGGCCGAAGCGCCCGCGAAGGCCTACAACCCGTTGTTCATCTACGGCGACTCGGGCCTGGGGAAGACGCACCTCCTCCACGCCATCGGTCACTACGCGATGAGCCTCTACCCGGGAATCCGCGTCCGCTACGTGAGCTCCGAGGAGTTCACCAACGACTTCATCAACTCGATCGCGAACAACCGGGGCTCCTCGTTCCAGGCGCGGTATCGCAACATCGACATCCTCCTGATCGACGACATCCAGTTCCTGCAGCGAGCGGTCGAGACGCAGGAGGCGTTCTTCCACACGTTCAACACGCTTCACGACCACAACAAGCAGGTGGTCATCACGAGCGACCTGCCTCCCAAGATGCTGACCGGGTTCGAGGACCGCATGCGGTCGCGGTTCGAGTGGGGTCTGATCACCGACGTCCAGGTCCCCGACCTCGAGACGCGCATCGCCATCCTGCGCAAGAAGGCGCAGAGCGAGAAGATCCAGGTGCCGGACGACATCCTCGAGTTCATGGCGTCGAAGGTGTCGAGCAACATCCGCGAGCTCGAAGGGACGCTCATCCGTGTGACGGCGTTCGCGAGCCTCAACCGGACCCCCGTCGACATGCCGCTCGTGCAGACCGTCCTCAAGGACCTGATCACGCTCGACGACGACAACGTGATCGCGCCGACGGACATCATCACGAACACCGCCGAGTACTTCAAGCTGAGCGTCGACGACCTCTACGGCTCGAGCCGGTCGCAGGCGGTCGCCACCGCCCGTCAGATCGCCATGTACCTCTGCCGCGAGCTCACGAACCTCTCCCTCCCCAAGATCGGGCAGCTCTTCGGCGGCCGCGACCACACCACGGTGATGTACGCCAACAAGAAGATCAGCGAGCTCATGAAGGAGCGGCGCTCGATCTACAACCAGGTCACCGAGCTGACCAGCAGGATCAAGCAGAACCACCGCTACGGCAAGTGA
- the yidD gene encoding membrane protein insertion efficiency factor YidD, which translates to MNAAIAAVLLAPRNAAVLLLRAYRAVISPLYGDVCRYYPSCSAYALQAIQEHGVVIGGFLGTRRILRCHPWAAGGVDDVPVKKTRRYRVTPFGFVVPADHHHFAARRA; encoded by the coding sequence ATGAATGCCGCGATCGCAGCTGTGCTCCTGGCCCCGCGTAACGCGGCCGTGCTGCTGCTCCGTGCGTACCGGGCCGTGATCTCGCCGCTCTACGGCGACGTGTGCCGCTACTACCCCTCCTGCTCCGCTTATGCCCTGCAGGCGATTCAAGAGCACGGGGTCGTGATCGGCGGTTTCCTGGGCACCAGGCGGATTCTCCGCTGCCATCCCTGGGCGGCGGGCGGGGTCGACGACGTCCCCGTGAAGAAGACCCGACGCTATCGCGTCACTCCGTTCGGATTCGTGGTCCCGGCCGACCACCACCACTTCGCAGCCAGAAGGGCCTGA
- the trxB gene encoding thioredoxin-disulfide reductase gives MRQIIIIGSGPAGYTAAIYAARANLKPLLIASSVEAGGELMNTTEVENFPGFPEAVMGPDLMFKMQAQAEKFGTEIVLDDVVSVDLTGDIKKVTLGSGAQHEALAVIFATGSAYRKLGLEDEERLSGHGVSWCATCDGFFFRQRTIAVVGGGDSAMEEATFLTRFADKVYVIHRRDSLRASKIMQERAFANDKIEFVWNSEVVAINGEEQVRSVTLRNLETGETSELELQGLFIAIGNDPRVHLVHGQLDLTPEGTIAVAGRSSKTKVAGVFAAGDVIDPTYRQAVTAAASGTVAALDAEHYLTTLPQDLLDRAAEGATGDLELTTTA, from the coding sequence GTGCGGCAGATCATCATCATCGGTTCCGGCCCAGCCGGTTACACCGCAGCCATCTACGCTGCGCGCGCCAATCTGAAGCCGTTGCTGATCGCCTCCTCGGTCGAGGCGGGCGGCGAACTGATGAACACGACCGAGGTCGAGAACTTCCCGGGCTTCCCGGAGGCCGTCATGGGCCCCGACCTCATGTTCAAGATGCAGGCGCAGGCCGAGAAGTTCGGGACCGAGATCGTGCTCGACGACGTCGTCTCCGTCGATCTGACGGGCGACATCAAGAAGGTGACGCTCGGCTCGGGCGCCCAGCACGAGGCCCTGGCCGTGATCTTCGCGACCGGGTCCGCCTACCGCAAGCTCGGCCTGGAGGACGAGGAGCGACTGTCCGGTCACGGCGTCTCGTGGTGCGCCACCTGTGACGGGTTCTTCTTCCGCCAGCGGACCATCGCCGTGGTCGGTGGCGGCGACTCCGCGATGGAGGAGGCCACCTTCCTGACCCGCTTCGCGGACAAGGTCTACGTCATCCACCGCCGCGACTCGCTCCGCGCCTCCAAGATCATGCAGGAGCGCGCCTTCGCGAACGACAAGATCGAGTTCGTCTGGAACTCCGAGGTCGTCGCGATCAACGGCGAGGAGCAGGTGCGGAGTGTGACGCTGCGCAACCTCGAGACCGGCGAGACGAGCGAGCTCGAGCTCCAGGGGCTGTTCATCGCGATCGGCAACGACCCGCGGGTGCACCTCGTCCACGGGCAGCTCGACCTGACGCCGGAGGGGACGATCGCGGTCGCCGGGCGCAGCTCGAAGACCAAGGTCGCCGGGGTGTTCGCCGCGGGCGACGTCATCGACCCGACGTACCGCCAGGCGGTCACCGCTGCGGCGTCGGGAACCGTGGCGGCCCTCGACGCCGAGCACTACCTCACGACCCTCCCCCAGGACCTGCTGGATCGCGCAGCGGAGGGCGCGACCGGCGATCTCGAACTCACGACCACCGCATAA
- the rnpA gene encoding ribonuclease P protein component produces the protein MLAKRNRITRGADYRATVRRGVRFSGTLTVTYVRTNVDSGAVRFGFIAGKTVGDAVRRNLVRRRLKAIAYELLPRLADSSAGGPGVDIVVRALPASAQAGWASLHEEVSRAVSRYLSRSATR, from the coding sequence GTGCTCGCGAAGCGCAACCGCATCACGCGCGGAGCCGACTACCGGGCGACCGTGCGTCGTGGTGTCCGCTTCTCCGGAACGCTGACCGTGACGTACGTCCGCACGAATGTCGACTCCGGCGCCGTACGGTTCGGCTTCATCGCGGGCAAGACGGTCGGCGATGCGGTGCGGCGCAATCTCGTCCGCCGGCGGCTCAAGGCGATCGCCTACGAGCTGCTCCCCCGCCTCGCCGATTCCTCCGCCGGCGGCCCGGGAGTGGACATCGTCGTGCGAGCATTGCCAGCCTCTGCTCAAGCCGGGTGGGCTAGCCTGCACGAAGAGGTCTCTCGAGCCGTCAGCCGCTACCTCAGCCGTAGCGCCACGAGATAA
- the rpmH gene encoding 50S ribosomal protein L34 has product MSKRTFQPNNRKRAKTHGFRLRMRTRAGRAILSARRSKGRAKLSA; this is encoded by the coding sequence ATGAGCAAGAGAACCTTCCAGCCGAACAACCGCAAGCGCGCCAAGACCCACGGCTTCCGCCTCCGGATGCGCACGCGCGCCGGTCGCGCGATCCTGTCCGCTCGCCGCAGCAAGGGCCGCGCGAAGCTCTCCGCGTAG
- the yidC gene encoding membrane protein insertase YidC, which translates to MPDFIGLILWPIKWVVELILVAFHWLFTTVGMDPAAGITWVLSIVGLTVVVRAALIPIFVRQIKNQRRMLEIAPQLKKIQDKYKGKKDQFSREAMSRETMELYKKTGTNPLSSCLPLLLQMPVFFALFQVLNGAQSGKAGVGPLNSELAQQFGNATLFGVAPLHQSFQGAMNAHPPQVAVMVIAAVMVILMTGSQFLTQLQIVSKNMSPETKASPQFKQQRILLYLLPFVFLFSGFAFPLGVMFYWLTSNLWTMGQQFLVIRNMPTPGSDAAKAREARLARKGKLVQPDGATVLAVDEVPKRSTTQRVQPVGKNRAKKQAGK; encoded by the coding sequence ATGCCTGATTTCATCGGACTCATCCTCTGGCCCATCAAGTGGGTCGTCGAGCTGATCCTCGTCGCCTTCCATTGGCTGTTCACGACGGTCGGAATGGACCCTGCCGCGGGGATCACCTGGGTGCTCTCGATCGTGGGTCTGACGGTGGTCGTGCGTGCCGCGCTCATCCCGATCTTCGTCCGGCAGATCAAGAACCAGCGGCGGATGCTCGAGATCGCTCCGCAGCTCAAGAAGATCCAGGACAAGTACAAGGGCAAGAAGGACCAGTTCTCGCGTGAGGCCATGTCCCGCGAGACCATGGAGCTCTACAAGAAGACGGGCACCAACCCGCTGAGCTCATGTCTTCCGCTCCTGCTGCAGATGCCCGTGTTCTTCGCGCTGTTCCAGGTCCTCAACGGGGCTCAGAGCGGAAAGGCCGGCGTCGGTCCGCTGAACTCGGAGCTCGCCCAGCAGTTCGGGAACGCCACGCTCTTCGGCGTCGCTCCCCTGCACCAGAGCTTCCAGGGGGCGATGAACGCCCACCCGCCGCAGGTCGCGGTCATGGTGATCGCGGCCGTTATGGTTATTCTGATGACCGGGTCGCAGTTCCTGACCCAGCTCCAGATCGTCTCCAAGAACATGTCGCCGGAGACCAAGGCGAGCCCGCAGTTCAAGCAGCAGCGCATCCTGCTCTACCTGCTCCCCTTCGTCTTCCTGTTCTCCGGTTTCGCCTTCCCGCTCGGTGTCATGTTCTACTGGCTGACCTCGAACCTGTGGACCATGGGCCAGCAGTTCCTCGTGATCCGCAACATGCCGACGCCGGGCTCTGACGCGGCCAAAGCTCGGGAGGCGCGGCTCGCCCGCAAGGGCAAGCTCGTTCAACCGGATGGTGCCACCGTCCTCGCCGTCGATGAGGTGCCGAAGCGCTCCACGACGCAGCGGGTTCAGCCGGTCGGCAAGAACCGGGCCAAGAAGCAGGCCGGAAAGTAG
- a CDS encoding ParA family protein, with protein MEQPEQGTSVSETDDDLGPFDLTTPLARELQDLARRRQAIAAETLPLPSRTRVFTISNQKGGVGKTTTVVNLSAALAKAGARVLVIDLDPQGNASTALSVEHREGTPSVYDVVVNDRELEEVIQKSPEFDGLFVVPATIDLAGAEIELVSMVAREQRLSRALGRFLDEYDIDYVLIDCPPSLGLLTINAFVAATEVLIPIQCEYYALEGLSQLLKNIQLIERHLNPALRVTTILLTMYDSRTNLAHQVAADVREHFPKEVLDTIIPRSVRISEAPSYGQSVISYDANSPGSLSYMEAAAEIARRGVPR; from the coding sequence GTGGAACAACCGGAACAGGGAACGTCTGTCAGTGAGACGGACGACGACCTCGGTCCCTTTGATCTCACGACTCCCCTGGCTCGCGAACTCCAGGACCTTGCCCGACGCCGGCAAGCCATCGCCGCCGAGACGCTGCCCCTCCCCTCTCGCACGCGCGTCTTCACGATCTCGAACCAGAAAGGCGGCGTCGGCAAGACGACAACGGTCGTGAACCTGAGCGCTGCGCTCGCGAAGGCGGGCGCGCGAGTACTCGTGATCGACCTGGACCCGCAGGGGAACGCCTCCACTGCGCTCAGCGTCGAGCACCGCGAAGGCACCCCGAGCGTCTACGACGTCGTGGTCAACGACCGCGAGCTCGAAGAAGTGATCCAGAAGAGCCCCGAGTTCGATGGGCTCTTCGTGGTGCCGGCGACCATCGACCTCGCGGGCGCCGAGATCGAGTTGGTTTCCATGGTGGCTCGTGAGCAGCGGCTCTCCAGAGCACTTGGCAGGTTCCTCGACGAGTACGACATCGATTACGTGCTCATCGACTGCCCGCCGTCGCTGGGGCTTCTCACCATCAACGCGTTCGTCGCGGCCACCGAGGTGCTCATCCCGATCCAGTGCGAGTATTACGCACTCGAGGGCCTGAGCCAGTTGCTCAAGAACATCCAGCTCATCGAGCGTCACTTGAACCCGGCCCTTCGGGTCACCACGATCCTGCTCACGATGTACGACTCGCGGACCAATCTGGCCCACCAGGTCGCCGCGGATGTCCGCGAACATTTTCCGAAGGAAGTGCTCGACACGATCATCCCTCGCTCGGTCCGGATCTCCGAGGCACCAAGCTATGGGCAGAGCGTCATCAGCTACGACGCCAATTCACCAGGATCGCTCTCCTACATGGAGGCGGCGGCAGAGATCGCAAGAAGAGGAGTACCACGGTAA